A stretch of the Polyangiaceae bacterium genome encodes the following:
- a CDS encoding thymidine phosphorylase encodes MKASPVELIVKKREGGAHPADEIRGLVDAFVRGEIADYQMSAWLMAAFLRGLDDAETVALTEAMLHSGDVLRLPSVKRGKVDKHSTGGVGDKISICLAPLVAACGVAVPMISGRGLGHTGGTLDKLEAIPGFSVDVDAKRFERIVREIGACMIGQTARLAPADKRIYALRDVTGTVESIPLIVASILSKKLAEGIDGLVLDVKVGRGAFMKDLDSARELARALVRVGTRAGKKVVALLTDMSVPIGTTIGNALETREAIELLMGKGPADTRELTLRLGAEMLLLGGAAKKAPEARRQLERAIADGSGLAVLGRMVKAQGGDVRAIEDPSRLPTARHRVEVPAKSSGFVTACDALELGLTAVALGAGRTRADQKVDPAVGIELCAKPGDRVTKGQPLALLHLSSKKHAPELVARTAAAFTLGRQAPPPRPLVIERIAK; translated from the coding sequence ATGAAAGCCTCCCCCGTCGAGCTCATCGTCAAGAAGCGTGAGGGGGGCGCCCACCCGGCGGATGAGATCCGCGGGCTGGTGGACGCCTTCGTGAGAGGCGAGATCGCCGACTACCAGATGAGCGCCTGGCTCATGGCGGCGTTCTTGCGCGGCCTCGACGACGCCGAGACGGTGGCGCTGACCGAGGCCATGCTGCACTCCGGCGACGTCCTCCGTTTGCCGAGCGTGAAGCGCGGGAAGGTGGACAAACACTCCACCGGCGGGGTCGGCGACAAGATCAGCATCTGCCTGGCGCCCCTGGTCGCCGCGTGTGGAGTCGCGGTGCCGATGATCTCCGGCCGCGGCCTCGGCCACACCGGCGGTACCCTCGACAAGCTGGAGGCGATCCCAGGCTTCTCGGTGGACGTGGACGCCAAGCGCTTCGAGCGCATCGTGCGCGAGATCGGCGCCTGCATGATCGGGCAGACCGCCCGCCTCGCGCCGGCGGACAAACGCATCTACGCCCTGCGCGACGTCACCGGAACGGTCGAGAGCATCCCGCTCATCGTGGCCAGCATCCTGAGCAAGAAGCTCGCCGAGGGCATCGACGGGCTGGTGCTCGACGTGAAGGTCGGGCGCGGCGCGTTCATGAAGGATCTCGACTCCGCGCGCGAGCTGGCGCGTGCCCTGGTCCGGGTCGGCACGCGCGCGGGCAAGAAGGTGGTCGCGCTGCTCACCGACATGAGCGTGCCCATCGGCACGACCATCGGCAACGCCCTGGAGACACGCGAGGCCATCGAGCTCCTGATGGGCAAGGGCCCCGCCGACACCCGCGAGCTCACGCTGCGGCTCGGCGCCGAGATGCTGCTCCTGGGCGGCGCCGCCAAGAAGGCCCCGGAGGCGCGCCGGCAGCTCGAGCGCGCCATCGCCGACGGCAGCGGGCTCGCCGTGCTCGGCCGCATGGTGAAGGCGCAAGGCGGCGACGTGCGCGCGATCGAGGACCCGTCCCGCCTACCGACCGCCCGCCACCGCGTGGAGGTCCCGGCGAAGAGCAGCGGCTTCGTCACCGCCTGCGACGCGCTCGAGCTCGGGCTCACCGCCGTGGCCCTCGGAGCAGGTCGCACGCGCGCGGACCAGAAGGTCGATCCCGCCGTGGGCATCGAGCTCTGCGCGAAGCCGGGCGACCGCGTGACCAAGGGTCAGCCCCTCGCCCTGCTCCACCTCTCGAGCAAGAAGCACGCGCCGGAGCTGGTCGCCCGTACCGCCGCCGCCTTCACGCTGGGCCGGCAGGCCCCGCCTCCCCGCCCCCTGGTGATCGAGCGCATCGCGAAATGA
- the metG gene encoding methionine--tRNA ligase, whose protein sequence is MSRRILVTAALPYANGHIHIGHLVEYIQTDIWVRFQRLRGHRAIYICADDTHGTAIMMRARQEGRTPEEVIADMSVAHQRDFAGFSVEFDHYGSTHSAANRALCEEIWAALRRAELVVERDVTQLFDAKEGTFLADRFVKGTCPRCKAPDQYGDSCEKCGATFSAHELIDPVSTLSGTRPELRSAKHLFVMIEALHEFLRGWTQEGGRLQPEIANYLAGHFLSEPLRDWDVSRPAPYFGFEIPDAPGNYWYVWFDAPIGYMASTKEWCDATGERFDDWWRSGETEIRHFIGKDITYFHTLFWPSMLKTAGFSLPAHVHVHGFLTVNGEKMSKSKGTFVLARTFLEHLDPAYLRYFYAAKLGSGPADIDLALDELVAKVNSDLVGKVVNLASRSARFVRESGLSAAYPADEGLFQNGVLAGEEIAAAYEAVDYARAMRAVMALADRANEYVDRVQPWTLKKDPGKAAELRDVCTVILNLYRQIVVYLAPVLPKLAEQTAELLGAPLSSWDDAKTPLAGTPVAEFKHLMQRVDPKKVEAVIAASMNAEADVARQKPAGWDDDGAALAAEPLAPECSIDDFGKVDLRVARVVAAEAVPEAKKLLKLTLCLGGGTTRTVFAGIKAAYAPEELVGRLVVMVANLAPRKMKFGVSEGMVVAAGPGEKEVFLLSPDQGAKPGQRLH, encoded by the coding sequence ATGAGTCGTCGCATCCTGGTCACGGCCGCCTTGCCCTACGCCAACGGGCACATCCACATCGGCCACCTGGTCGAGTACATCCAGACCGACATCTGGGTGCGCTTCCAGCGGCTCCGCGGGCACCGCGCCATCTACATCTGTGCCGACGACACCCACGGCACCGCCATCATGATGCGTGCGCGCCAGGAGGGGCGGACGCCGGAGGAGGTGATCGCGGACATGAGCGTGGCTCACCAGCGGGACTTCGCCGGTTTTTCAGTCGAGTTCGACCACTACGGCAGCACCCACTCGGCGGCCAATCGCGCGCTGTGCGAGGAGATCTGGGCGGCGCTGCGCCGGGCGGAGCTGGTGGTGGAGCGGGACGTGACCCAGCTCTTCGACGCGAAGGAGGGCACCTTCCTGGCGGATCGCTTCGTGAAGGGCACCTGCCCGCGCTGCAAGGCGCCGGACCAATACGGCGACTCCTGCGAGAAGTGCGGCGCGACGTTCTCGGCGCACGAGCTCATCGACCCGGTCAGCACCTTATCGGGCACTCGGCCGGAGCTCCGGAGCGCCAAGCACCTGTTCGTGATGATCGAGGCGCTGCACGAGTTCCTGCGCGGTTGGACCCAGGAGGGGGGCCGGCTGCAGCCGGAGATCGCCAACTACCTCGCGGGTCACTTCCTGTCGGAGCCGCTCCGGGACTGGGACGTCTCCCGCCCCGCGCCCTACTTCGGCTTCGAGATCCCGGACGCTCCCGGCAACTACTGGTACGTCTGGTTCGACGCGCCGATCGGCTACATGGCCTCGACGAAGGAGTGGTGCGACGCGACCGGCGAGCGCTTCGACGACTGGTGGCGGAGTGGGGAGACCGAGATCCGCCACTTCATCGGCAAGGACATCACCTACTTCCACACGCTGTTCTGGCCCTCGATGCTGAAGACCGCGGGCTTCAGCCTGCCGGCCCACGTGCACGTGCACGGCTTCCTGACCGTGAACGGCGAGAAGATGAGCAAGTCGAAGGGCACCTTCGTGCTAGCAAGGACCTTCCTCGAGCACCTGGATCCGGCGTATCTGCGCTATTTCTACGCCGCGAAGCTCGGCTCCGGGCCGGCGGACATCGACCTGGCGCTCGACGAATTGGTCGCGAAGGTGAACTCGGATCTCGTCGGCAAGGTCGTGAACCTGGCCAGCCGCTCCGCACGCTTCGTGCGCGAGAGCGGGCTCTCGGCCGCCTATCCCGCGGACGAAGGGCTGTTCCAGAACGGAGTCCTGGCGGGCGAGGAGATCGCCGCGGCCTACGAGGCGGTGGACTACGCCCGCGCGATGCGCGCCGTGATGGCGCTGGCGGATCGCGCCAACGAATACGTCGATCGAGTCCAGCCTTGGACGCTGAAGAAGGACCCGGGCAAGGCGGCCGAGCTCCGGGACGTGTGCACGGTGATCTTGAACCTCTACCGTCAGATCGTCGTCTACCTGGCGCCGGTGTTGCCGAAGCTGGCCGAGCAGACGGCGGAGCTCCTGGGAGCCCCGCTGAGCTCGTGGGACGACGCCAAGACGCCGCTCGCCGGGACGCCGGTGGCGGAGTTCAAACACTTGATGCAGCGGGTCGATCCCAAGAAGGTGGAGGCGGTCATCGCCGCCAGCATGAACGCCGAGGCCGACGTCGCGCGGCAGAAGCCCGCGGGTTGGGACGACGACGGCGCGGCCCTGGCCGCCGAGCCGCTGGCCCCGGAGTGCAGCATCGACGACTTCGGGAAGGTGGACCTCAGGGTCGCTCGGGTCGTGGCGGCGGAGGCCGTTCCGGAGGCGAAGAAGCTCCTGAAGCTGACGCTTTGCCTGGGCGGCGGCACGACGCGCACCGTGTTCGCGGGCATCAAGGCCGCCTACGCTCCGGAGGAGCTCGTGGGGCGGCTGGTGGTGATGGTGGCGAACCTGGCTCCGCGCAAGATGAAGTTCGGAGTCAGCGAGGGCATGGTGGTGGCGGCCGGTCCGGGTGAGAAGGAAGTGTTCCTGCTCTCACCGGACCAGGGCGCGAAGCCGGGGCAGCGGCTGCACTGA